The following are from one region of the Desulfovibrio sp. Fe33 genome:
- a CDS encoding NAD(+)/NADH kinase: MSIAAILANPASGKDIRRLVAHGSVFDNQEKVRMVRRLILGLEKAGVTRILYMPDSYAIVPRALNAISPSIPVEAVEMPIRNSQTDTTVAAGIMEILGAQCLVVLGGDGTSRAACKGSTAVPLLPLSTGTNNVFPFMGEATVAGLAAGLVACGRLSRDKCCYRSCMFDVLLDGEVADMALVDAAVYDDVFLASKAVWHMDKVPQLFLTRCSASAIGLSAIGGQLRSIRPEEPKGLALRLGNGSPLVVTAAIAPGMFADVPVTGVTEMAPGEIFNIETSPGLIALDGEREVEIPSGSRASIRLNTEGPLVIDVDRTMALARDEGLFRGPYKKAKESI; the protein is encoded by the coding sequence TTGAGCATCGCAGCCATTCTGGCCAATCCCGCCTCCGGCAAGGACATCCGCCGCCTGGTGGCCCACGGTTCCGTTTTCGACAACCAGGAAAAGGTGCGTATGGTCCGGCGGCTCATCCTCGGCCTGGAAAAGGCCGGGGTGACCAGAATTCTCTACATGCCGGACTCCTACGCCATCGTGCCGAGAGCCCTCAACGCCATTTCTCCTTCCATCCCCGTGGAAGCGGTGGAAATGCCCATCCGCAACAGCCAGACCGACACCACCGTGGCGGCGGGCATCATGGAAATCCTCGGCGCGCAGTGCCTTGTCGTCCTCGGAGGCGACGGCACCAGCCGGGCGGCCTGCAAAGGCTCGACGGCCGTTCCGCTTCTGCCGCTTTCCACGGGGACAAACAACGTCTTTCCCTTCATGGGGGAGGCCACCGTGGCGGGGCTGGCCGCCGGGCTGGTGGCCTGCGGGCGGTTGTCCCGCGACAAATGCTGCTACCGTTCCTGCATGTTCGATGTCCTCCTCGACGGCGAGGTGGCGGACATGGCCCTGGTGGACGCGGCGGTGTACGACGACGTGTTTCTCGCGTCCAAGGCGGTCTGGCACATGGACAAGGTGCCCCAACTGTTCCTGACCCGGTGCAGCGCAAGCGCCATCGGGCTGTCGGCCATCGGCGGCCAGTTGCGTTCCATCCGGCCGGAGGAACCGAAGGGGCTCGCACTGCGTCTCGGGAACGGATCGCCCTTGGTGGTTACCGCCGCCATCGCGCCGGGCATGTTCGCGGACGTGCCCGTCACCGGCGTCACGGAGATGGCCCCCGGAGAGATTTTCAACATCGAGACAAGCCCCGGACTCATCGCCCTGGACGGCGAACGCGAGGTGGAGATACCGAGCGGCTCCCGCGCGTCCATTCGGCTGAACACCGAAGGCCCCCTGGTCATCGACGTGGACAGGACCATGGCCCTGGCCAGGGATGAGGGGCTGTTTCGGGGACCGTACAAAAAAGCAAAGGAGTCGATATGA
- a CDS encoding sigma-54-dependent Fis family transcriptional regulator codes for MHLLLRDGNGFEIRRDPHEPEGRASLPVLRSRAQRGAQVDYSSWKRFVEGKRVKAKDVDQSLLESWQRCKDMAVDPAPRSCWDFLPMNQLEQFTITLERICGEIENTAYDLIKGKGLLMTIANADARVARTCGDLAVLREADRLNFGPGANWSESCVGTNAIGTALATGRPMQVFGAEHFCESHHRWNCTAAPILDPRGNVWGCFDISGPTTADHSGAMDLVLHAARALEQNLSRLYCSELEGQMASLFSSMFNSVMTGVLFLNKSGRITSANNTAELLLSRSGDALRGRKAEEFFDLAPYLAKAKNASLCEPVIVKCLVNSNLYIRVMPTFSASGAWLDTIVTVSETQRARQFAAGSRTASRRQPDSEDIKGFEHVLHVGTAMRQAIRRAANAARTPSTVLLTGESGTGKELFAKGIHLAGPRADQPFVAVNCGAFTEELVQSELFGYREGAFTGAVKRGRVGKFQKADKGVLFLDEISEMPLSQQVNLLRALEERAVVPVGGTSPLPVDVKILAATNKNLRDLVDRGLFREDLYYRLNVVTIAIPPLRERGDDVSLLAEHHLNRLCEAFGIPCPAISPEAGALLMAHDWPGNVRELVNCLEYAANNLSGDLLLPEHLPDYLLEKTGGKAIGSADRSRDKGFLLKHREADAIREALDFHQGNISKTAKALGIGRNTLYAKMDRYGIQA; via the coding sequence ATGCACCTGCTCCTCAGAGATGGAAACGGATTCGAAATACGGCGGGACCCGCACGAGCCGGAAGGCCGTGCGTCCCTTCCAGTGCTCCGCTCGCGCGCGCAACGCGGCGCGCAAGTCGACTATTCAAGCTGGAAACGGTTCGTGGAAGGCAAGAGGGTGAAGGCGAAGGACGTGGATCAGTCCCTGCTCGAATCCTGGCAGCGTTGCAAGGACATGGCCGTTGACCCGGCCCCCCGCAGTTGCTGGGACTTCCTGCCCATGAACCAGCTCGAACAGTTCACCATCACCCTGGAAAGAATCTGCGGAGAGATCGAAAACACGGCCTATGACCTCATCAAGGGCAAGGGGCTGCTCATGACCATCGCCAACGCCGACGCCCGCGTGGCCCGGACCTGCGGAGACCTCGCCGTCCTGCGCGAAGCGGACCGGCTCAACTTCGGGCCCGGCGCGAACTGGTCGGAATCCTGCGTGGGCACCAACGCCATCGGCACAGCCCTGGCCACGGGACGCCCCATGCAGGTCTTCGGCGCGGAGCATTTCTGCGAAAGCCATCACAGATGGAACTGCACCGCCGCGCCGATCCTCGACCCCCGGGGCAACGTCTGGGGCTGCTTCGACATCTCCGGCCCGACCACGGCCGACCATTCCGGAGCCATGGACCTCGTGCTCCATGCCGCCAGGGCTTTGGAGCAGAACCTGAGCCGCCTCTACTGTTCCGAACTGGAAGGCCAGATGGCCTCCCTGTTCTCCTCCATGTTCAATTCGGTCATGACCGGCGTGCTGTTCCTGAACAAATCCGGAAGGATCACGAGCGCCAACAACACCGCCGAGCTGTTGCTGAGCCGGTCAGGCGACGCCCTGCGCGGCCGCAAGGCCGAGGAATTTTTCGACCTGGCGCCGTATCTCGCCAAGGCCAAGAACGCCTCCCTGTGCGAACCGGTCATCGTCAAGTGCCTGGTCAATTCCAACCTGTACATCCGGGTCATGCCGACCTTCAGCGCCAGCGGCGCATGGCTCGACACCATAGTCACGGTCAGCGAGACCCAGCGCGCGCGGCAGTTCGCGGCCGGTTCGCGCACCGCCTCCCGCAGGCAGCCCGACTCCGAGGACATCAAGGGATTCGAGCATGTGCTTCATGTCGGCACAGCCATGCGCCAGGCCATCCGCCGGGCGGCCAATGCCGCCCGCACCCCGTCCACCGTGCTGCTCACCGGCGAATCCGGCACCGGCAAGGAGCTCTTCGCCAAGGGCATCCACCTGGCCGGCCCCCGCGCCGACCAGCCCTTCGTGGCCGTGAACTGCGGCGCGTTCACGGAAGAACTGGTCCAGAGCGAGCTGTTCGGCTACCGGGAAGGAGCCTTCACCGGCGCGGTCAAGCGGGGCAGGGTCGGCAAATTCCAGAAAGCGGACAAGGGCGTGCTCTTCCTCGACGAGATTTCCGAGATGCCCCTGTCCCAGCAGGTCAACCTGCTCCGCGCGCTTGAAGAACGCGCCGTGGTCCCGGTGGGCGGCACCAGCCCCCTGCCCGTGGACGTGAAGATACTGGCGGCCACCAACAAGAACCTGCGCGACCTGGTGGACCGGGGACTCTTCCGCGAGGACCTCTATTACCGGCTCAACGTCGTGACCATCGCCATTCCACCGCTGCGGGAACGCGGCGACGACGTCTCCCTGCTGGCCGAACATCACCTCAACCGGCTGTGCGAGGCCTTCGGCATTCCCTGCCCGGCCATCTCCCCCGAAGCCGGGGCGCTGCTCATGGCCCACGACTGGCCCGGCAACGTGCGCGAGCTCGTCAATTGCCTGGAGTACGCGGCGAACAACTTGTCCGGCGACCTGCTCCTGCCCGAGCATCTGCCCGACTACCTCCTGGAAAAAACGGGCGGCAAGGCCATCGGCTCCGCCGACCGCTCCCGGGACAAGGGATTCCTCCTCAAGCATCGCGAAGCCGACGCCATCCGCGAGGCCCTGGACTTCCATCAAGGCAACATCAGCAAGACGGCCAAGGCCTTGGGCATCGGCCGCAACACCCTGTACGCCAAGATGGACCGCTACGGCATCCAGGCCTGA
- a CDS encoding alpha-ketoacid dehydrogenase subunit beta produces the protein MSEKTYLQALNEALRQEMERDGNVFILGEDVGRFGGCFGVTQGLFDQFGEDRVMDTPITESAIVGAAAGAAAAGLRPVAELMFVDFIGVAMDQLFNQAAKMRFMFGGKATVPMTLRMPQGAGIGAAAQHSQSLESWFMNIPGLKVVIPSTPYDAKGLLISAIRDDNPVVFLEHKLLYGVSGEVPDESYSIELGKGEVKREGADVTIVATSQMVYSALEAAERLKADGIDAEVVDPRCLQPLDKDIILESVRKTHALVVVHEAVQFAGPGAEIAAMAAEEALDYLDAPVKRVGAPFCPVPFSPPLEQFYIPGADNIVAAVKSIR, from the coding sequence ATGTCCGAAAAAACATATCTTCAGGCACTCAATGAGGCGTTGAGGCAGGAAATGGAGCGCGACGGGAACGTGTTCATTCTCGGCGAGGACGTGGGCCGGTTCGGCGGTTGCTTCGGCGTCACCCAGGGCCTGTTCGACCAGTTCGGCGAAGACCGCGTCATGGACACCCCCATCACCGAAAGCGCCATTGTCGGCGCGGCCGCCGGTGCAGCGGCGGCCGGGCTGCGGCCCGTGGCCGAGCTCATGTTCGTCGACTTCATCGGCGTGGCCATGGACCAGCTCTTCAACCAGGCCGCCAAGATGCGTTTCATGTTCGGCGGCAAGGCTACGGTGCCCATGACCCTGCGTATGCCCCAGGGCGCGGGTATCGGCGCGGCCGCCCAGCACTCCCAATCCTTGGAGTCCTGGTTCATGAACATCCCCGGCCTCAAGGTGGTCATCCCTTCCACCCCCTATGACGCCAAGGGGCTGCTCATCAGCGCCATTCGCGACGACAACCCGGTGGTCTTCCTGGAGCACAAGCTGCTTTACGGGGTTTCCGGCGAGGTTCCGGACGAGAGCTACTCCATTGAGCTGGGCAAGGGCGAGGTCAAGCGCGAGGGCGCGGACGTGACCATCGTGGCCACCTCCCAGATGGTCTACTCCGCCCTGGAAGCGGCGGAGCGGCTCAAGGCCGACGGCATCGACGCCGAGGTCGTGGACCCGCGCTGCCTCCAGCCGCTGGACAAGGATATCATCCTGGAGTCCGTCAGGAAGACCCATGCCCTGGTCGTGGTCCACGAGGCCGTGCAGTTCGCCGGTCCCGGCGCGGAGATCGCGGCCATGGCGGCCGAAGAGGCCCTCGATTACCTGGACGCCCCGGTGAAGCGGGTCGGCGCGCCGTTCTGCCCGGTGCCGTTCTCCCCGCCGCTGGAGCAGTTCTACATTCCCGGCGCGGACAACATCGTCGCGGCAGTCAAGAGCATTCGCTAA
- a CDS encoding dihydrolipoamide acetyltransferase family protein translates to MAQNVIMPKWGLTMKEGKVVRWLKGEGDSVEAGEPLFEVETDKITNSVESPAGGVLAKIIVPEGDVAPVQAVLGIIAAPGEAVESAAAPSGAGGAGAEAAPAAVAEASAAAPAGDGKFVPAMPAARKLARELGVDLAAVAGTGRNGSITMKDVQAHADSAFAGINASPKAIEFARKQGIDLSMVEGTGEDGRITKADILRAMNPAADQPVAAAPAARDTVLPMEGVRRLIADNMQASLQNAAQLTVFVEVDVTGMVDLRTRLLERNRRDAEYRLSYNDIISYAVCRALKRHPIMNSTLQEDGIHLHERVNLGVAVSIDKGLIVPNVKEADTFGLEELRTRIRDVAGRARKGGLSMDEISGGTFTISNVSMLGVDGFTPILNPPETGILGVGRIVEKPAVHNGEIAVRRMMTLSLTFNHMTTDGAPAMAFLRELGDMLETPGLMIV, encoded by the coding sequence ATGGCTCAAAATGTGATAATGCCCAAGTGGGGCCTGACCATGAAGGAAGGTAAGGTCGTCCGCTGGCTTAAGGGCGAAGGGGATTCGGTCGAAGCCGGAGAGCCCTTGTTCGAGGTGGAGACGGACAAGATTACCAACTCGGTCGAATCGCCCGCCGGGGGCGTTCTGGCTAAAATCATCGTCCCCGAGGGGGACGTGGCGCCGGTACAGGCCGTGCTCGGCATCATCGCCGCGCCCGGTGAGGCCGTGGAGAGCGCGGCCGCGCCTTCCGGGGCCGGCGGGGCAGGTGCGGAGGCGGCTCCCGCAGCCGTGGCGGAAGCGTCCGCCGCCGCTCCCGCCGGGGACGGCAAGTTCGTTCCGGCCATGCCCGCCGCGCGCAAGCTCGCCCGCGAGCTGGGCGTGGACCTGGCCGCAGTCGCCGGGACCGGGCGGAACGGTTCCATCACCATGAAGGACGTCCAGGCCCATGCCGATTCGGCCTTTGCCGGAATCAACGCCAGCCCCAAGGCCATCGAGTTCGCCCGCAAGCAGGGCATCGACCTTTCCATGGTCGAGGGAACCGGCGAGGACGGCAGGATCACCAAGGCGGATATTCTGCGCGCCATGAATCCGGCTGCCGACCAGCCCGTGGCCGCCGCGCCCGCCGCCAGGGACACCGTGCTGCCCATGGAGGGCGTGCGCAGGCTCATCGCGGACAACATGCAGGCGAGCCTTCAGAACGCCGCCCAGTTGACCGTGTTCGTGGAGGTCGACGTCACCGGGATGGTGGACCTGCGCACGCGGCTGCTGGAGCGCAACAGACGCGACGCCGAGTACCGCCTGTCCTACAACGACATCATCTCCTACGCCGTCTGCCGCGCCCTGAAGCGGCATCCGATCATGAACTCCACGCTTCAGGAGGACGGCATCCATCTGCACGAGCGCGTCAACCTCGGCGTCGCCGTGTCCATCGACAAGGGGCTCATCGTGCCCAACGTCAAGGAAGCCGACACCTTCGGTCTCGAAGAGCTCAGGACCCGTATCCGCGACGTGGCGGGGCGGGCGCGCAAGGGCGGCCTGAGCATGGATGAAATCAGCGGCGGCACCTTCACCATCAGCAACGTCAGTATGCTCGGCGTGGACGGCTTCACACCCATCCTCAACCCGCCCGAGACCGGCATTCTGGGCGTGGGCCGGATCGTCGAGAAGCCCGCCGTTCACAACGGCGAAATCGCGGTGCGCCGGATGATGACCCTGTCCCTGACCTTCAACCACATGACCACGGACGGGGCTCCGGCCATGGCCTTCCTGCGCGAGCTTGGAGACATGCTGGAAACCCCGGGCCTGATGATCGTCTAA
- a CDS encoding Lin0512 family protein, producing MALKRFAIELGYAADLHGEDMTKAAVRAVRDAVSRVCLCGIVEICGRDRFQGVHVHADVAVPNPDGVDRDAVLACIPIGETSLTVRAGGMSVPGLEVPCFAPGVSNIVAACAALTVSIEMDAAEGAEGSNQQAGGCAAKAE from the coding sequence ATGGCATTGAAGCGGTTTGCGATCGAACTCGGCTACGCCGCCGACCTGCACGGCGAGGACATGACCAAGGCCGCTGTCCGCGCGGTGCGCGACGCCGTGTCCCGCGTCTGCCTGTGCGGCATCGTGGAAATCTGCGGCCGTGATCGATTCCAGGGGGTGCATGTCCATGCGGATGTGGCCGTTCCGAACCCCGACGGCGTGGACCGCGACGCGGTGCTCGCCTGCATTCCCATCGGCGAAACGTCCCTGACGGTGCGCGCCGGGGGAATGAGCGTGCCGGGGCTGGAGGTCCCGTGCTTCGCCCCGGGCGTGAGCAACATAGTCGCGGCCTGCGCCGCCCTGACCGTCTCCATTGAGATGGACGCGGCGGAGGGAGCGGAAGGATCGAACCAACAGGCCGGCGGATGCGCCGCCAAGGCCGAATAA
- a CDS encoding thiamine pyrophosphate-dependent dehydrogenase E1 component subunit alpha: MALSKKTLIHMYETMNKIRLFEQRLQEFFAAGEIPGFVHLYLGEEAVATGACSALTDADMITSTHRGHGHLLAKGGDLKLMMAEIFGRSTGYCKGKGGSMHIADLDLGILGANGIVGGGGPLAVGAALAAKYKKSKDVALCFFGDGASNQGTTQEALNMASAWKLPLVFVNENNGYGISCPQCKSMAVVDIADRAAAYDMPGVVVDGNDVLAVHEAVTEAVKRARNGQGPSLIECKTYRWRGHFEGDACTYRCVEELEEWMAKDPIPRFEAKLLESKTLSRKEADTIKERIAKDIDEAVDFAKNSPMPSTSVLMDDVYA; encoded by the coding sequence ATGGCTCTTAGCAAGAAGACATTGATTCACATGTATGAAACCATGAACAAAATCAGATTGTTCGAGCAGAGATTGCAGGAATTTTTCGCCGCGGGCGAGATTCCGGGCTTCGTGCACCTCTATCTCGGAGAGGAAGCCGTGGCCACCGGGGCCTGTTCGGCCCTGACCGATGCCGACATGATTACCAGCACCCATCGCGGCCACGGTCATCTGCTGGCCAAGGGCGGCGATCTGAAGCTGATGATGGCCGAGATTTTCGGCCGCTCCACCGGCTATTGCAAGGGCAAGGGCGGTTCCATGCACATCGCCGACCTCGACCTCGGCATCCTCGGCGCGAACGGCATCGTGGGCGGCGGTGGGCCGTTGGCCGTGGGCGCGGCTCTGGCCGCCAAGTACAAGAAATCCAAGGACGTGGCCCTCTGCTTCTTCGGCGACGGCGCATCGAACCAAGGTACGACCCAGGAGGCTCTGAACATGGCCAGCGCCTGGAAGCTGCCCCTGGTTTTCGTCAATGAGAACAACGGCTACGGCATCTCCTGCCCGCAGTGCAAGTCCATGGCCGTGGTCGACATCGCCGACCGCGCCGCCGCCTACGACATGCCCGGCGTGGTGGTCGACGGCAACGACGTGCTGGCCGTGCACGAGGCGGTCACCGAGGCCGTGAAGCGCGCCCGCAACGGCCAAGGCCCCTCGCTCATCGAGTGCAAGACCTACCGTTGGCGCGGTCATTTCGAGGGCGATGCCTGCACCTACCGTTGCGTGGAGGAGCTGGAGGAATGGATGGCCAAGGACCCCATCCCCCGGTTCGAGGCCAAGCTGTTGGAGAGCAAGACCCTGTCCAGGAAGGAAGCGGACACGATCAAGGAGCGCATCGCCAAGGATATCGACGAGGCCGTGGACTTCGCCAAGAACAGCCCGATGCCGTCCACCAGCGTGCTCATGGACGACGTTTACGCCTAA